The Apium graveolens cultivar Ventura chromosome 3, ASM990537v1, whole genome shotgun sequence sequence CCCACAGACTTTGGTGTAGGAAAAATGATCGGTGATCAGGCAACAACAAGACAATGCTACTTAACCACAATGTATCCAAAAAAAAGACGGATGAGGAATTTGAAGTCAACCTAGATATCGACCCCAGATCCCTCGTTGATCTGCCTACCAAGAACTCTTGTTCTACTGTCGAGGAGACTGAAGAAATTAAAGTATTTGAAGGAAACCTAAAGAAAACCACAAGGATCGGCAAAAATCTCCCTGAGTCGTTAAAGAAGGATATCACATGCCTTATTCGTGAGTTCGCTGATATATTTTCCTGGGATCCCAAAGACATGCCAGGGATCCCCGAGATAATTGCACATCACTCGCTTCACATCAACAAAAACATCACGCCGATACGGCAGAAATGTCGAATATTCTCGGACGGAAAGAAGGCAGCTATTGATCAAGAAATCGACCGACTTCTCGAGGCTAAATTCATCGAGCCCGTCCAATTTTCTACATggatctccaatgtcgttctagttaagaaaagcaatggaaagTGGCGAATGTGCGTCGACTACTCGGATGTCAATAGAGCTTG is a genomic window containing:
- the LOC141714610 gene encoding uncharacterized protein LOC141714610, with the translated sequence MALRHPCRHRRCNHRDIALRQLCRHRSSCRHRGVGTIAQGNCRHRGCRHRRAIFAIEACRHRGNEVHVVGTIDMPVLFGSLPCQVWKVVKFHVISASSSFNAILGRTTITALRAITSISHLKMKFPTDFGVGKMIGDQTDEEFEVNLDIDPRSLVDLPTKNSCSTVEETEEIKVFEGNLKKTTRIGKNLPESLKKDITCLIREFADIFSWDPKDMPGIPEIIAHHSLHINKNITPIRQKCRIFSDGKKAAIDQEIDRLLEAKFIEPVQFSTWISNVVLVKKSNGKWRMCVDYSDVNRACPGDFYPLPNID